Proteins encoded by one window of uncultured Sunxiuqinia sp.:
- a CDS encoding HYR domain-containing protein translates to MLGENELTLNVTDSYGNMSTCVSTVTVEDNTKPIAICKDITVYLDETGHVMVDGTMVDNGSNDACGIRIPYLNRKNFYCSDLGENQVTMTVSDFHGNYDFCETTVTVADSIKPEIDSMDDISTVVASADECSAVVEFETPTATDICAGVTVEQTAGLASGSEFPVGTTVVTFTATDASGNTSESSFVVTVAGINKAPVVDAIADQSISLYATTLDVPLSGISAGDDCIEQLVSSITAEAADPSLVTGATVAYTAGDETAVLNLMLAGEVAGSSEITVTLKDEGGTANGGVDETSTSFTLTVLPNSAPEVVGTIDTVYIDKNSTEAVDLPAESSLFSDADEGDELAISATAEDGSALPAWVSMSEADMKLTLSPTANELGEHKFMLIATDKMGATASVEIVVVVQIPTGFDELISEFGYRVYPNPTDGLIKIDVKNADLLEGEVLVRNIVGQEIHRLVYQLSDPIMINLSDQVNGIYFVTLKLGDKEFTEKIIKK, encoded by the coding sequence ATGTTGGGGGAAAATGAGTTGACACTTAATGTTACAGATAGTTATGGAAATATGTCTACATGTGTCTCAACTGTCACGGTAGAAGATAACACAAAACCGATCGCGATTTGTAAAGATATCACAGTGTACCTCGATGAAACAGGACACGTGATGGTTGATGGAACAATGGTTGATAATGGATCGAATGACGCTTGTGGAATTCGCATTCCTTATTTGAACCGTAAAAATTTCTACTGTTCCGACTTAGGTGAGAATCAGGTGACAATGACAGTCAGTGATTTCCACGGGAACTATGATTTCTGTGAAACAACTGTGACGGTTGCCGACAGCATCAAACCCGAGATTGATAGCATGGATGACATCTCTACCGTTGTTGCATCGGCTGATGAATGTTCAGCAGTGGTTGAGTTTGAAACTCCAACAGCAACCGATATTTGTGCTGGCGTTACAGTAGAGCAAACTGCCGGATTAGCTAGTGGAAGCGAATTCCCGGTAGGAACAACTGTTGTGACCTTCACTGCTACAGACGCTTCAGGAAATACTTCAGAATCATCGTTTGTAGTTACTGTCGCGGGAATCAATAAAGCACCGGTTGTCGATGCTATTGCAGATCAATCAATTTCACTTTATGCAACAACTCTTGACGTACCATTGTCTGGTATAAGTGCCGGAGATGATTGCATTGAGCAACTTGTAAGCTCAATTACAGCAGAAGCGGCAGATCCATCTTTGGTAACAGGAGCAACTGTAGCTTACACTGCAGGAGACGAAACGGCTGTCTTGAATCTTATGTTGGCAGGAGAAGTAGCTGGTAGTTCTGAAATCACGGTGACTTTGAAAGACGAAGGAGGCACAGCAAATGGAGGCGTTGATGAAACAAGCACAAGCTTTACATTAACTGTGTTACCTAACTCAGCGCCAGAAGTTGTTGGCACAATCGATACTGTTTATATCGATAAAAACAGCACGGAAGCAGTTGATTTACCTGCTGAATCAAGCTTATTTAGTGATGCCGATGAGGGAGATGAACTAGCGATATCTGCAACTGCTGAAGATGGTTCGGCACTTCCAGCCTGGGTTAGCATGAGCGAGGCTGATATGAAATTGACTTTATCACCAACAGCTAATGAATTGGGAGAGCATAAGTTTATGCTAATAGCAACCGATAAAATGGGTGCAACCGCAAGCGTAGAAATAGTTGTAGTTGTACAAATTCCAACTGGTTTCGATGAACTGATTAGTGAATTTGGATACCGTGTTTATCCTAACCCAACTGATGGATTGATTAAGATTGATGTGAAGAATGCAGATTTATTGGAAGGAGAGGTCTTAGTTCGCAATATTGTGGGACAAGAAATTCATCGTCTGGTGTATCAATTGTCTGATCCTATCATGATTAACCTTTCAGATCAGGTAAATGGTATTTACTTTGTAACACTAAAATTGGGTGACAAGGAATTTACCGAGAAAATTATTAAGAAGTAA